One part of the Nitrosophilus kaiyonis genome encodes these proteins:
- the rpoC gene encoding DNA-directed RNA polymerase subunit beta': MKRLVPIEIAETQRPKDIKALQFRLASPEKILSWSHGEVKKPETINYRTLKPERDGLFCAKIFGPIKDYECLCGKYKKMRYKGVVCEKCGVEVTTSKVRRVRMGHIELVTPVAHIWYVNSLPSRIGTLLGVKMKDLERVLYYEAYIVKEPGEAYYDFEKKNPVKKYDVLNEEQYQQLKQHFGDTGFEAYMGGQVIKDMLEEFDLIEAFNQLKQQMKETTSEAKRKTLVKRLKVIESFLNSGNKPEWMMLTVVPVLPPDLRPLVALDGGKFAVSDVNDLYRRVINRNQRLKRLMELDAPEIIVRNEKRMLQEAVDALIDNGRRGNAVKGANKRPLKSLSEIIKGKQGRFRQNLLGKRVDFSGRSVIVVGPNLRMDQCGLPKLMALELFKPHLLAKLEEKGYATTLKAAKKLIEDRANEVWECLQEIVEEYPVLLNRAPTLHKLSIQAFHPVLIDGKAIQLHPLVCAAFNADFDGDQMAVHVPLSEEAIAECKILMLSSLNILLPASGRAIAVPSQDMVLGIYYLSKEKDDVKGANKLFADVNEIMTALESGYLHINAKIRTRVDNRIIYTTAGRIIIKNILPDFVPTNLWNRVMKKRDIAELVDYVYKHGGPQITAEFLDNLKNLGFKYATQAGISISEYDIKVPEEKKALIEEAKRKVREIQQQFQAGLLTEQERYNKIIDIWTDTSNAVAEAMMKLIKEDKEGFNSIYMMADSGARGSSAQIRQLAGMRGLMAKPDGTIIETPIISNFKEGLNVLEYFISTHGARKGLADTALKTANAGYLTRKLVDVAQNVKVTMEDCGTHEGIEVTDISIGNEMIEPLEDRILGRVLAEDVIDPITNEILYSEGTLVDEEKARKIKEAGIKSVVIRTPITCKAKKGVCAKCYGLNMAEGKLVKPGEAVGIIAAQSIGEPGTQLTLRTFHIGGTASRTAEERQVTASKEGFIRYYNLKTYKNRDGKIIVANRRNAAVLLVEPKIKALYDGKIEIKTVHDEILITLTNEKEKVRYSIRKSDVAKPNELAGVSGKIEGKLYLPFNDKDSVKEGDSIVEIIKEGWNIPNRIPYAAELKVEDGAPVTQKIVARAKGTVKFFLLKGDYLERYENIQKGQKVDEKGLFAVIADNEGREAIRHYIARGSIIEVNDNEEVERDTLLAVPSKSDKTVIAEWDPYSIPIIAEAAGVITLEDVIPGVTAVEMVDELTGESRLTINEYIPPEYKPKILLAEHGSDNIITYPLEPKTAIYVQNGQEVALADILAKTPKAVAKSRDITGGLPRVSELFEARRPKNPAVVAEIDGFVSFGKPSRGKQRIIISSETGQRAEYLIDKNRQILVHEGEYVHAGEVLTDGTVSSHDILRILGEKALQYYMVSEIQQVYRRQGVNISDKHIEIIISQMLRQVKIVESGDTKFIAGDLVSKRAFMEENEKILRLGGEPAIAEPVLVGITRAAVSSDSVISAASFQDTTKVLTEASISAKIDKLEDLKENVIIGRLIPVGTGMYREKKIDLIKEEG; the protein is encoded by the coding sequence ATGAAGAGACTGGTACCAATTGAAATAGCAGAAACTCAAAGACCAAAAGATATTAAGGCACTTCAATTTAGATTAGCAAGTCCTGAAAAAATTTTAAGTTGGTCTCATGGCGAGGTTAAAAAGCCTGAGACTATTAACTATAGGACTTTAAAGCCAGAGCGTGATGGTCTTTTTTGTGCAAAAATATTTGGTCCTATTAAAGATTATGAGTGTTTATGTGGAAAATATAAAAAGATGCGCTATAAAGGTGTAGTGTGTGAAAAGTGTGGTGTTGAAGTAACAACAAGCAAAGTTAGACGTGTTAGAATGGGTCATATTGAGCTTGTTACACCTGTAGCGCATATCTGGTATGTAAACTCTCTTCCAAGTAGAATAGGAACACTGCTTGGTGTAAAAATGAAAGATTTAGAGAGAGTTTTATATTATGAAGCATATATTGTTAAAGAGCCAGGTGAAGCATATTATGATTTTGAAAAGAAAAATCCAGTTAAAAAATATGATGTTTTAAATGAAGAGCAGTATCAACAATTAAAACAGCATTTTGGAGATACCGGTTTTGAAGCTTATATGGGTGGTCAAGTAATTAAAGATATGCTTGAAGAGTTTGATTTAATTGAAGCTTTTAACCAATTAAAACAGCAGATGAAAGAGACCACTTCTGAAGCTAAAAGAAAAACTCTCGTTAAAAGATTAAAAGTAATTGAGAGCTTTTTAAATAGTGGCAATAAACCTGAATGGATGATGCTAACGGTTGTACCAGTTCTTCCACCTGATCTTAGACCTCTAGTTGCTCTTGATGGTGGAAAATTTGCAGTTAGTGATGTAAATGATCTATATAGAAGAGTAATAAATAGAAACCAAAGATTAAAAAGATTAATGGAGCTAGATGCGCCAGAAATCATTGTAAGAAATGAAAAAAGGATGCTTCAAGAAGCAGTTGATGCACTTATTGATAATGGTAGACGTGGAAATGCAGTAAAAGGTGCAAATAAAAGGCCTCTAAAATCTTTAAGTGAAATTATTAAAGGAAAGCAGGGACGTTTTAGACAAAATCTTCTTGGAAAAAGGGTTGATTTTAGTGGACGTTCAGTAATTGTTGTTGGACCAAATTTAAGAATGGATCAGTGCGGACTTCCAAAACTGATGGCATTAGAACTATTTAAGCCTCATCTTTTAGCAAAACTTGAAGAGAAAGGTTATGCAACAACTTTAAAAGCTGCTAAGAAGTTGATTGAAGATAGAGCAAATGAGGTTTGGGAGTGTCTACAAGAGATTGTTGAAGAGTATCCAGTTCTTTTAAACAGGGCTCCAACTCTTCATAAATTGTCAATTCAAGCTTTTCATCCAGTTTTGATTGATGGAAAAGCGATTCAGCTTCATCCTCTTGTTTGTGCTGCATTTAACGCAGACTTTGATGGTGACCAGATGGCTGTACATGTTCCTTTAAGTGAGGAAGCTATTGCAGAGTGTAAAATATTGATGCTTAGCTCATTAAATATTTTACTTCCAGCATCAGGACGTGCAATAGCTGTTCCATCTCAAGATATGGTTTTAGGAATTTACTATTTAAGTAAAGAAAAAGATGATGTAAAAGGTGCAAATAAACTTTTTGCTGATGTTAATGAAATAATGACTGCACTTGAGAGTGGTTATCTTCATATCAATGCAAAAATAAGAACAAGAGTAGATAATAGAATTATTTATACAACAGCCGGAAGAATAATTATTAAAAATATATTGCCAGATTTTGTTCCAACAAATCTTTGGAACAGAGTTATGAAAAAAAGAGATATTGCAGAACTTGTTGATTATGTTTATAAACATGGCGGTCCTCAAATAACAGCAGAATTTTTAGATAATCTAAAAAATCTTGGTTTTAAATATGCTACACAAGCAGGTATTTCTATAAGTGAATATGATATAAAAGTACCTGAAGAGAAAAAAGCATTAATAGAAGAGGCAAAAAGAAAAGTAAGAGAAATTCAGCAACAATTCCAAGCTGGTTTATTAACAGAACAAGAGAGATACAATAAAATTATAGATATCTGGACAGATACTTCAAATGCAGTTGCTGAAGCAATGATGAAGCTTATCAAAGAGGATAAAGAGGGATTTAATTCTATCTATATGATGGCTGATTCTGGAGCAAGAGGAAGTTCAGCTCAGATTAGACAGCTTGCGGGTATGAGGGGTCTTATGGCTAAACCTGATGGTACAATTATTGAGACTCCGATTATTTCAAACTTTAAAGAGGGACTTAATGTTCTTGAATATTTCATCTCAACTCACGGTGCAAGAAAAGGTTTAGCAGATACTGCACTAAAAACAGCAAATGCTGGATATTTAACAAGAAAACTTGTTGATGTTGCACAAAATGTAAAAGTAACAATGGAAGATTGTGGAACTCATGAAGGTATTGAAGTAACTGATATCTCTATTGGTAATGAGATGATTGAGCCTTTAGAAGATAGAATTTTAGGAAGAGTTCTTGCTGAAGATGTTATTGATCCAATAACAAATGAGATTTTATATAGTGAAGGAACTTTAGTTGATGAAGAAAAAGCAAGGAAAATAAAAGAGGCTGGAATTAAATCTGTTGTAATAAGAACACCTATTACTTGTAAAGCAAAAAAAGGTGTATGTGCAAAATGTTATGGTCTAAATATGGCTGAAGGAAAACTTGTAAAACCTGGTGAAGCTGTTGGAATCATTGCTGCTCAATCAATTGGTGAGCCAGGAACTCAGCTAACACTAAGAACTTTCCATATTGGTGGTACAGCAAGCAGAACAGCAGAGGAGAGACAAGTTACTGCAAGTAAAGAGGGATTTATTAGATATTACAATCTAAAAACATATAAAAATAGAGATGGAAAAATTATTGTAGCAAATAGAAGAAATGCGGCAGTATTGCTTGTAGAGCCAAAAATTAAAGCACTTTATGATGGAAAAATAGAAATTAAAACAGTTCATGATGAGATACTTATAACTTTAACAAATGAAAAAGAAAAAGTTAGATACTCAATAAGAAAGTCTGATGTAGCAAAACCAAATGAGCTTGCAGGAGTTAGCGGTAAAATAGAAGGTAAGCTTTATCTACCTTTTAATGATAAAGATAGTGTTAAAGAGGGTGACTCAATTGTTGAAATAATTAAAGAGGGTTGGAATATTCCAAATAGAATCCCTTATGCTGCTGAGCTTAAAGTAGAAGATGGAGCACCAGTAACACAAAAAATTGTTGCTCGTGCAAAAGGAACAGTTAAATTCTTCTTATTAAAAGGTGACTATCTAGAAAGATATGAAAATATCCAAAAAGGACAAAAAGTAGATGAAAAAGGTCTTTTTGCTGTAATAGCTGATAATGAAGGAAGAGAAGCTATTAGACACTATATTGCAAGAGGATCAATAATAGAAGTTAATGATAATGAAGAGGTAGAAAGAGATACATTGTTGGCTGTTCCATCAAAGAGCGATAAAACAGTAATTGCTGAATGGGATCCATACTCTATTCCAATAATCGCTGAAGCTGCTGGAGTGATAACATTAGAAGATGTAATACCAGGAGTAACAGCTGTTGAAATGGTTGATGAGTTAACGGGAGAGAGTAGATTAACAATAAATGAATATATTCCACCTGAATATAAACCAAAAATACTCCTTGCTGAGCATGGAAGCGATAATATTATTACTTATCCATTAGAGCCAAAAACAGCGATTTATGTACAAAATGGTCAAGAGGTGGCTCTTGCAGATATTTTAGCTAAAACGCCAAAAGCTGTTGCAAAATCAAGAGACATTACCGGTGGTCTTCCAAGAGTTAGCGAGCTTTTTGAAGCAAGAAGACCAAAAAATCCAGCAGTTGTAGCAGAAATTGATGGATTTGTAAGCTTTGGAAAACCAAGCAGAGGAAAACAAAGAATTATTATCTCTTCTGAAACTGGCCAAAGAGCAGAGTATTTAATAGATAAAAATAGACAGATTCTTGTTCATGAAGGTGAATATGTTCATGCTGGTGAGGTATTGACTGATGGTACAGTATCAAGCCATGATATTTTAAGAATTCTTGGTGAAAAAGCACTTCAATATTATATGGTTAGTGAGATACAACAAGTCTATAGAAGACAAGGTGTTAATATTAGTGATAAACATATTGAGATAATTATTTCTCAAATGCTAAGACAAGTTAAAATTGTAGAAAGTGGAGATACAAAATTTATTGCTGGTGATTTAGTGAGCAAAAGAGCATTTATGGAAGAGAATGAAAAAATATTAAGACTTGGTGGAGAGCCTGCGATTGCAGAACCTGTACTTGTAGGTATCACAAGAGCAGCTGTTAGTTCAGATTCGGTAATTAGTGCAGCATCATTCCAAGATACAACAAAAGTATTAACTGAAGCAAGTATTTCTGCAAAAATTGATAAACTTGAAGACCTAAAAGAAAATGTTATCATCGGTAGATTGATTCCTGTTGGAACTGGAATGTATAGAGAGAAAAAGATAGATTTAATTAAAGAAGAAGGGTAA
- the rpsL gene encoding 30S ribosomal protein S12 has translation MPTINQLVRKERKKVIKKSKSPALVKCPQRRGVCTRVYTTTPKKPNSALRKVAKVRLTSGYEVISYIPGEGHNLQEHSIVLVRGGRVKDLPGVKYHIVRGALDTAGVANRKKSRSKYGTKKPK, from the coding sequence GTGCCTACAATCAATCAGTTGGTAAGAAAAGAGAGAAAAAAGGTAATTAAAAAATCAAAGTCACCTGCTTTGGTTAAATGTCCACAAAGAAGAGGTGTTTGTACAAGAGTTTATACAACAACACCAAAAAAACCAAACTCTGCACTTAGAAAGGTTGCAAAAGTTAGACTTACAAGTGGATATGAGGTTATTAGTTATATTCCAGGTGAAGGTCACAATCTTCAAGAACACTCTATTGTTCTTGTAAGAGGTGGTAGGGTAAAAGACCTTCCAGGTGTTAAGTACCATATAGTTAGGGGTGCGCTTGATACAGCAGGCGTTGCAAATAGAAAAAAATCTAGATCTAAATACGGTACTAAGAAACCAAAATAA
- the rpsG gene encoding 30S ribosomal protein S7, whose protein sequence is MRRRRAPVREVLPDPIYNSKVVTKFINKLMWDGKKSTAEKIFYNALKIIDEKGEKPGIEVFNEAIENVKPLLEVKSRRVGGATYQVPVEVRPVRQQSLAIRWLVDAARNRNERTMAQRLANELMDAANKRGAAFKKKEDTYKMAEANKAFAHYRW, encoded by the coding sequence GTGAGAAGAAGAAGAGCACCGGTCAGAGAAGTATTACCTGATCCGATTTATAACAGTAAAGTAGTTACAAAGTTTATCAACAAATTGATGTGGGACGGAAAGAAAAGTACAGCTGAAAAAATATTTTATAATGCTTTAAAAATAATTGATGAAAAAGGCGAAAAGCCAGGTATAGAAGTATTTAATGAAGCTATTGAAAATGTTAAACCATTACTAGAAGTTAAAAGTAGACGTGTAGGTGGTGCAACTTATCAGGTACCAGTTGAGGTAAGACCAGTAAGACAGCAATCTTTAGCTATTAGATGGCTTGTAGATGCTGCAAGAAATAGAAATGAAAGAACAATGGCACAAAGATTAGCAAATGAGCTTATGGATGCTGCAAATAAAAGAGGTGCAGCATTTAAGAAGAAAGAAGATACATATAAAATGGCAGAAGCTAATAAGGCGTTTGCACACTACAGATGGTAA
- the fusA gene encoding elongation factor G, with product MAKKTPIEMIRNIGIAAHIDAGKTTTTERILFYTGISHKIGEVHEGAATMDWMEQEKERGITITSAATTCFWKDHQINIIDTPGHVDFTIEVERSMRVLDGAVAVFCAVGGVQPQSETVWRQANKYHVPRIVFVNKMDRIGADFFNVENQIRDRLKANPVPIQIPIGAEDNFRGVVDLIEMRGIVWDDETMGAKYDVIDIPEELKDQAEEYREKLIEAVAETDDELMEKYLGGEELTVEEIKKGIKKGTLDMSITPMLCGSAFKNKGVQTLLDAVVDFLPAPTEVSWIKGIDPKTNEEVSVESTVDGPFAALAFKIMTDPFVGQLSFIRVYRGKIESGSYVLNSTKEKKERVGRLLKMHANKREEVKELPAGEIGAVVGLKYTLTGDTLCDEKSPVILERMEFPEPVISVAVEPKTKADQEKMSVALAKLAEEDPSFRVHTDEETGQTIISGMGELHLEIIVDRMKREFKVEAEVGAPQVAYRETIRSAVDQEYKYAKQSGGRGQYGHVFIKLEPQEPGKGYEFVNQITGGVIPKEYIPAVDKGIQEAMQNGVVAGYPVVDVKATLYDGSYHEVDSSEMAFKIAGSMAFKEAAKKANPVLLEPIMKVEVEVPEEYMGDVIGDINRRRGQVQSMEDRAGNKIVTAMVPLAEMFGYSTDLRSFTQGRGTYSMEFDHYEEVPRNVAEEIIKKRHG from the coding sequence ATGGCGAAAAAAACTCCTATAGAGATGATTAGAAATATAGGTATCGCTGCACATATCGATGCTGGTAAAACAACAACAACAGAAAGAATTTTGTTTTATACAGGAATTTCTCATAAAATAGGTGAGGTTCATGAAGGTGCAGCAACAATGGACTGGATGGAACAGGAAAAAGAAAGAGGTATTACAATTACTTCTGCTGCAACTACATGTTTTTGGAAAGATCATCAAATAAACATCATAGATACTCCAGGACACGTTGACTTTACAATTGAAGTTGAAAGAAGTATGAGGGTTCTTGATGGTGCAGTTGCAGTATTTTGTGCTGTTGGTGGTGTTCAGCCACAAAGTGAGACTGTGTGGAGACAAGCAAATAAATATCATGTTCCAAGAATAGTTTTTGTAAATAAAATGGATAGAATTGGTGCAGACTTTTTTAATGTTGAAAACCAAATAAGAGATAGATTAAAAGCAAATCCAGTTCCTATTCAAATTCCAATAGGTGCTGAAGATAATTTTAGAGGTGTTGTTGATCTTATTGAAATGAGAGGAATTGTCTGGGATGATGAAACAATGGGAGCAAAATACGACGTTATTGATATCCCAGAAGAGCTAAAAGATCAAGCTGAAGAGTATAGAGAAAAACTTATTGAAGCAGTTGCAGAAACTGATGATGAATTGATGGAAAAATATCTTGGTGGCGAAGAGTTAACAGTTGAAGAGATAAAAAAAGGTATCAAAAAAGGAACTCTTGATATGAGCATTACTCCGATGCTTTGTGGTAGTGCTTTTAAAAATAAAGGTGTTCAAACACTTTTAGATGCAGTTGTTGATTTTCTACCAGCTCCAACTGAAGTTAGCTGGATAAAAGGAATTGATCCAAAAACAAATGAAGAGGTATCTGTTGAATCAACTGTTGATGGTCCTTTTGCAGCACTTGCTTTTAAAATTATGACTGACCCATTTGTTGGACAACTTTCATTTATAAGAGTTTATAGAGGAAAAATAGAAAGCGGAAGCTATGTGCTTAACTCAACAAAAGAGAAAAAAGAAAGAGTTGGTAGACTTCTAAAGATGCATGCAAATAAAAGAGAAGAGGTTAAAGAACTACCAGCTGGTGAAATTGGAGCAGTAGTTGGTCTAAAATATACATTAACTGGTGATACTTTATGTGATGAAAAATCTCCAGTAATTTTAGAGAGAATGGAATTCCCAGAGCCAGTTATTAGTGTTGCAGTTGAGCCAAAAACAAAAGCTGACCAAGAAAAAATGAGTGTTGCTTTAGCAAAACTTGCAGAAGAGGATCCAAGCTTTAGAGTTCATACTGATGAAGAAACAGGTCAGACAATTATTTCAGGTATGGGTGAATTGCACCTTGAAATTATTGTAGATAGAATGAAAAGAGAGTTTAAAGTAGAAGCTGAAGTTGGAGCACCGCAAGTTGCATACAGAGAAACAATTAGATCAGCAGTTGATCAAGAGTATAAATATGCAAAACAGTCAGGTGGACGCGGTCAATATGGTCATGTATTTATTAAATTAGAACCTCAAGAGCCAGGAAAAGGTTATGAGTTTGTTAATCAAATTACTGGTGGTGTGATTCCAAAAGAGTATATTCCTGCAGTTGATAAAGGTATTCAAGAGGCTATGCAAAATGGTGTAGTTGCTGGATATCCAGTTGTTGATGTAAAAGCTACACTTTATGATGGAAGTTATCATGAAGTTGACTCAAGTGAAATGGCATTTAAAATTGCAGGGTCTATGGCTTTTAAAGAGGCAGCAAAAAAAGCAAATCCAGTTCTTCTAGAGCCTATTATGAAAGTTGAAGTGGAAGTTCCTGAAGAGTATATGGGTGATGTTATCGGAGACATCAATAGAAGAAGAGGTCAAGTTCAAAGCATGGAAGATAGAGCAGGTAATAAAATAGTTACTGCTATGGTTCCACTTGCTGAAATGTTTGGATATTCAACAGATTTAAGATCTTTTACTCAAGGTAGAGGAACATATTCTATGGAATTTGATCATTATGAAGAGGTTCCTAGAAACGTTGCTGAAGAGATTATCAAAAAAAGACACGGCTAA
- a CDS encoding methyl-accepting chemotaxis protein has product MLSTIRSKFIFMLFSSLITIFLILSIYLLNSFNSIINNNAKDNLKTLSDSVFVAIRASMNLGSSEEVEKTLKTIKKIKGIKDIDIAKSKKVIELFGLKSQYESYPKEIKEIFKTKKVKYFENKEKSEIRLLKPIIATKECLSCHANSKVGDVLGVIDLDISLSSIKSQLNSLKIALYSGIAGAIILLVLIFIYFFNKNVFKPLKILTVRAKDIASGEGDLTKRLNFIKKDEIAEAGNWIDRFIEKIQNVIINAKNTSSKNLEISQKLKKESEDIENRLKFGIELVEKSVEKGKGVHISLNDSLNSIKNSQENVNRAKEEIENIKNEISNLSAKVNNQSKYGLKLAEKLNNLTNRADSVKEILSVISDIANKTNLLALNAAIEAARSGEHGKGFAVVAEEVRRLAEQSQDSLSDIEETINLIIEDILETSKMMNENAKELNLLTEVSKKSEESMVNTTKFMDEVDKISKESLNLSKNLANEVEEILSQIEKIKDVSFENIESVDEMKDMVEEINRVAQNLNQILSNFKT; this is encoded by the coding sequence ATGTTGTCTACTATAAGATCAAAATTTATTTTTATGCTTTTTTCCTCATTAATAACAATTTTTTTAATTCTTTCTATATATCTTTTAAATAGTTTCAATTCTATAATAAATAATAATGCAAAAGACAATCTAAAAACTTTAAGCGATTCCGTATTTGTAGCTATTAGAGCGAGTATGAATCTTGGAAGCAGTGAAGAGGTAGAAAAAACATTAAAAACTATTAAAAAGATTAAGGGAATTAAAGATATTGATATAGCAAAATCAAAAAAAGTTATAGAACTTTTTGGATTAAAATCACAATATGAAAGTTATCCAAAAGAGATTAAGGAAATTTTTAAAACAAAAAAAGTTAAATATTTTGAAAATAAAGAAAAAAGTGAGATAAGGCTGTTAAAACCAATCATTGCAACAAAAGAGTGTTTAAGCTGCCATGCAAATAGTAAAGTAGGTGATGTTTTAGGTGTAATTGATCTTGATATTTCTCTTAGTAGTATAAAATCACAATTAAATAGTCTTAAAATTGCTTTATATTCTGGGATAGCTGGAGCAATAATACTTCTTGTTTTAATCTTTATCTATTTTTTTAATAAAAATGTATTTAAACCTTTGAAAATATTGACTGTTAGAGCGAAAGATATAGCAAGTGGCGAAGGAGATTTAACAAAAAGATTAAATTTTATAAAAAAAGATGAAATAGCTGAAGCTGGAAATTGGATAGATAGATTCATAGAAAAGATACAAAATGTAATAATAAATGCGAAAAATACAAGCAGTAAAAATTTAGAGATATCTCAAAAATTAAAAAAAGAGTCTGAAGATATAGAAAATAGACTTAAATTTGGAATTGAGCTTGTAGAAAAAAGTGTTGAAAAAGGAAAAGGTGTTCACATAAGTTTAAATGATAGCTTAAATAGTATAAAAAATTCTCAAGAAAATGTTAATAGAGCAAAAGAAGAGATAGAAAATATTAAAAATGAGATTTCAAATCTATCTGCTAAAGTAAACAATCAATCAAAATATGGTCTCAAATTGGCAGAAAAATTAAACAATTTAACCAATAGAGCAGATTCAGTAAAAGAGATACTTAGTGTAATTTCAGATATAGCAAATAAAACAAACCTTTTAGCTTTAAATGCTGCCATAGAGGCTGCAAGGAGTGGAGAGCATGGAAAGGGTTTTGCAGTTGTTGCTGAAGAAGTTAGAAGACTTGCAGAGCAGTCTCAAGATAGTTTAAGTGATATTGAAGAGACAATTAATCTAATAATAGAGGATATTTTAGAAACATCCAAAATGATGAATGAAAATGCAAAAGAGTTAAATCTATTAACTGAAGTTTCTAAAAAGAGTGAAGAGAGTATGGTTAATACAACAAAATTTATGGATGAAGTTGATAAAATTAGTAAAGAGTCTTTAAATCTATCTAAAAATCTTGCAAATGAAGTTGAAGAGATTCTCTCACAAATAGAAAAAATTAAAGATGTATCTTTTGAGAATATAGAAAGTGTTGATGAAATGAAAGATATGGTGGAAGAGATAAATAGAGTCGCCCAAAATCTTAATCAAATTCTTTCTAATTTTAAAACCTAA
- a CDS encoding glycine zipper 2TM domain-containing protein encodes MKRIPFTFLILFASINLFAESFSYVEHIKVSRSEPVFRTIIKRVPYQECWYEDVPVEYDIDEDVNVIEDNIGPLIGGIAGGVIGHQIGKGSGKTAATIGGAIVGTIVGKNLSKKERRYYDREYKRVRKCRTRYDEHEERVQRGYKNYAYYNGKEIVKFSKRPLNRIKIYVTVSY; translated from the coding sequence ATGAAAAGGATACCTTTTACTTTTTTGATTCTGTTTGCTTCAATAAATCTTTTTGCAGAATCTTTTAGCTATGTTGAACATATAAAAGTTTCAAGAAGTGAACCAGTTTTTAGAACCATTATAAAAAGAGTACCATATCAAGAGTGTTGGTATGAAGATGTACCGGTAGAATATGATATAGATGAAGATGTAAATGTAATAGAAGATAATATTGGTCCATTAATAGGTGGGATTGCAGGAGGTGTTATAGGACATCAGATAGGAAAAGGAAGCGGAAAGACTGCTGCTACAATAGGAGGAGCGATAGTTGGTACTATTGTTGGTAAAAATTTATCAAAAAAAGAGAGAAGATATTATGATAGAGAGTATAAAAGAGTAAGAAAATGTAGAACAAGGTATGATGAACATGAAGAGAGAGTTCAAAGAGGATATAAAAATTATGCATATTATAATGGAAAAGAGATAGTAAAATTTAGTAAAAGACCATTAAATAGAATAAAAATATATGTAACTGTATCTTATTGA
- a CDS encoding helix-turn-helix domain-containing protein — MKKISIKEASKILGISEQAVRKRISRGTLDSVKENGHIYVILEDDSDKKMQADDYEMFFKFFMDEIEKKDLEIEELKNIIKEKDEKIEKLQDEVKEALRESTKLSQGVHIEARKLIETFLPMLEDFSSKKSKKKKKS, encoded by the coding sequence ATGAAAAAAATATCAATAAAAGAGGCTTCAAAAATATTAGGTATTTCAGAGCAAGCTGTAAGAAAAAGAATAAGCAGAGGAACATTAGATTCTGTAAAAGAAAATGGTCATATATATGTAATTTTGGAAGATGATAGTGATAAAAAAATGCAAGCTGATGATTATGAGATGTTTTTTAAATTTTTTATGGATGAGATTGAGAAAAAAGATTTAGAGATTGAAGAGTTAAAAAACATAATAAAAGAGAAGGATGAAAAAATAGAAAAGCTTCAAGATGAAGTAAAAGAGGCTTTAAGAGAAAGTACCAAACTGTCGCAGGGAGTTCATATAGAAGCTAGAAAACTTATAGAGACTTTTTTACCTATGCTTGAAGATTTCTCATCTAAAAAAAGCAAAAAAAAGAAAAAGTCTTAA
- a CDS encoding RNA recognition motif domain-containing protein produces MKQIYVGNLPYRSGEEEVRELFSQYGEVNSVKLITDRETGRPRGFGFVEMEDDGALKAIEALDGKEFEGRTLRVNEARPRENRPRREFN; encoded by the coding sequence ATGAAGCAAATTTATGTAGGTAATTTACCTTACAGATCAGGTGAAGAGGAAGTTAGAGAACTATTCTCTCAATATGGTGAAGTTAATTCTGTTAAATTGATAACAGATAGAGAAACAGGAAGACCAAGAGGATTTGGTTTTGTTGAGATGGAAGATGATGGTGCTTTAAAAGCAATTGAAGCGCTTGATGGTAAAGAGTTTGAAGGTAGAACTTTAAGAGTTAATGAAGCTAGACCTAGAGAAAATAGACCAAGAAGAGAATTTAACTAA